A stretch of the Malus sylvestris chromosome 10, drMalSylv7.2, whole genome shotgun sequence genome encodes the following:
- the LOC126585007 gene encoding galactan beta-1,4-galactosyltransferase GALS3-like has translation MAKEKKLPVGVVWNYAAELRLLLTALLILCTLATLLQFIPSRFTFSTSDLRFCISRVISPAQVQALAQAPFQSDIANATAVAAALLSSRAPSSIPSSPLPPPPPPPPPPSVELDKVLSNGVLKRAFNPYGSAAYSFITMGAYRGGMNTFAIVGLASKPLHVFSNPKYECQWVPNLNSTPPISSIGYKILPDWGYGRVYTVVVVNCTFSQPINADNSGGKLLLLATTESGGDRNFNTTDTIQTLTEAPGTLNAGIFTAKPKYDYLYCGSSLYGNLSPQRVREWIAYHVRLFGPRSHFVIHDAGGIHEEVLEVLKPWMELGYVTLQDIREQERFDGYYHNQFMVVNDCLHRYKFMAKWMFFFDVDEYIYMPPKSNIKSVLDSLSDYTQFTIEQMPMSNKLCLFEDYRKTYRKWGFEKLVYKDVKRGIRRDRKYAVQPRNVYATGVHMSQNVAGKTTHKTERRIKYFHYHGTIATRREPCRQLINATQTNVDQIPYVVDTTMRTVAGSVKKFELRMIGDRLQKTRQ, from the exons ATGGCGAAGGAGAAGAAGCTGCCCGTCGGAGTCGTCTGGAACTACGCCGCGGAGCTGAGGCTACTACTCACGGCTCTGTTAATCCTCTGCACGTTAGCTACTCTTCTCCAATTCATCCCTTCCCGCTTCACTTTCTCCACCTCCGACCTCCGCTTCTGCATCTCCAGAGTCATCTCTCCGGCCCAAGTCCAGGCCCTCGCCCAAGCACCGTTCCAGTCAGATATAGCCAACGCAACCGCCGTAGCTGCAGCACTACTCTCTTCGCGAGCACCGTCATCAATACCATCTTCCCCGCTGCCGCCGCCTCCGCCTCCGCCTCCGCCGCCATCTGTTGAGCTCGACAAGGTGCTCAGCAATGGTGTCCTGAAACGGGCGTTCAACCCGTACGGCTCCGCCGCCTACAGCTTCATCACCATGGGAGCTTACAGAGGCGGCATGAACACTTTCGCCATTGTGGGTCTGGCCTCGAAGCCTCTCCACGTCTTCTCCAACCCCAAATACGAGTGCCAGTGGGTCCCCAATCTCAATTCGACCCCACCCATTTCTTCAATCGGGTACAAAATCCTCCCGGATTGGGGCTACGGCCGGGTCTACACCGTCGTGGTCGTGAACTGCACATTCTCCCAGCCCATCAATGCTGACAACTCCGGCGGTAAGCTCCTCCTATTAGCCACCACCGAAAGCGGCGGAGACCGGAATTTCAACACCACCGACACAATACAGACCTTAACCGAAGCCCCCGGAACTCTAAACGCCGGAATCTTCACCGCCAAGCCAAAATACGACTATTTATACTGTGGGTCTTCGTTGTACGGAAATCTGAGTCCCCAGAGAGTGAGGGAGTGGATTGCTTACCACGTCCGGCTGTTCGGGCCGAGATCCCATTTCGTAATCCACGACGCCGGCGGGATCCATGAGGAGGTGCTGGAGGTTCTGAAGCCATGGATGGAGCTCGGATACGTGACGCTGCAGGACATCAGGGAGCAGGAGAGGTTCGATGGGTATTATCACAACCAGTTCATGGTGGTGAATGATTGCTTGCACCGGTATAAATTCATGGCCAAGTGGATGTTCTTCTTTGATGTGGACGAGTACATTTACATGCCTCCCAAGAGCAACATTAAGTCGGTGCTCGATTCCCTGTCGGATTACACCCAGTTCACCATCGAGCAGATGCCGATGAGCAACAAGCTCTGCCTCTTTGAAGATTACCGCAAAACTTACAG GAAATGGGGGTTTGAGAAACTTGTGTACAAAGATGTGAAGAGAGGAATACGAAGGGACCGGAAATACGCGGTGCAGCCGCGCAATGTGTACGCCACGGGCGTTCACATGTCGCAGAATGTAGCGGGAAAGACGACTCACAAGACGGAGAGAAGGATCAAGTACTTCCATTACCACGGAACCATTGCCACCCGGCGCGAGCCCTGCCGTCAGCTGATCAACGCGACGCAGACCAATGTTGACCAAATACCTTATGTTGTGGACACAACCATGAGAACGGTTGCTGGTTCTGTGAAGAAGTTTGAGCTCAGGATGATTGGAGACAGATTACAAAAGACCAGACAATAA